One Micromonospora sp. WMMD1120 genomic region harbors:
- a CDS encoding helix-turn-helix transcriptional regulator — MEHTSPASSAQSAASQRFRWELRNCRVRRGLTQRALAELVRFSRETVAAVESGRRFGSHEFALRCDDVLGTGGRLAALWPQVAAEQMAADGRRGPRAPEQVPAQRQVPRQRGRRDARDPGAVVEAIDELRELIGQVLNSPPDPDDTHRPRPPAEPLDNQR; from the coding sequence ATGGAGCACACGTCCCCGGCGAGCTCAGCGCAGTCTGCGGCCAGCCAGCGGTTCCGATGGGAGTTGCGCAACTGTCGCGTCCGACGGGGCCTCACCCAGCGGGCCCTGGCGGAGCTGGTGCGGTTCAGTCGGGAGACGGTCGCGGCGGTCGAGTCGGGTCGCCGCTTCGGCAGCCACGAGTTCGCGCTGCGCTGCGACGACGTCCTGGGCACCGGCGGCCGGCTGGCGGCGCTGTGGCCCCAGGTCGCGGCGGAGCAGATGGCCGCCGACGGCCGCCGGGGCCCACGCGCCCCGGAACAGGTCCCGGCGCAGCGACAGGTGCCGCGGCAACGTGGCCGGCGCGACGCGCGCGACCCCGGCGCCGTGGTGGAGGCGATCGACGAGCTGCGGGAGCTGATCGGCCAGGTGCTCAACAGCCCGCCCGACCCGGACGACACGCACCGTCCGCGCCCGCCGGCCGAACCCCTCGACAACCAGCGCTGA
- a CDS encoding cytochrome P450: MRLNPFTGTYLTDPSRMWRRILDDPAGVHYADDLGLWLISRHTHVRYALADATTFVNALTLAPVYEVCPAALEVIMQIDAPPTTAAADPPAHPRTRRALRATFANTAERVEAEYGAIVRRRVDELVARLAARRGEQVDLIPEFATELPLLVVLDILGVPAADIGRVRSWADGQIALVWGQPDPAEQVRLAQGLLEFWHYCEELVRQRMGAGHENGDFISRALAYRDDDDTVLTVPEVASLAFNLLVAGHETTAGLLAHALDQALSTPRWWSAIVADPGVVPAFVGETLRFAPAIDGWLRTTSREVTLGGVTIPAGARCLLMIGAANRDRSAFADPDRFDPHRADVGNHLSFGHGPHFCIGAGLARLEAGTALTRLAESIPDLRLTAAQRRSYKPNVAFRAHHTLLATIGGRTADDLPAARRTASADVRAA, from the coding sequence ATGCGGTTGAATCCCTTTACCGGGACCTATCTCACCGATCCGTCGCGGATGTGGCGACGCATTCTCGACGATCCCGCCGGGGTGCACTACGCCGACGATCTGGGCCTGTGGTTGATCAGCAGACACACCCACGTCCGGTACGCCCTCGCCGACGCCACGACGTTCGTCAACGCCCTCACCCTGGCCCCGGTCTACGAGGTGTGCCCGGCGGCGCTGGAGGTGATCATGCAGATCGACGCGCCGCCCACCACGGCCGCCGCGGACCCACCGGCGCATCCCCGCACCCGCCGGGCCCTGCGGGCGACCTTCGCCAACACCGCCGAGCGGGTCGAGGCCGAGTACGGCGCGATCGTGCGACGCCGTGTCGACGAACTGGTGGCCCGTCTCGCCGCCCGTCGGGGTGAGCAGGTGGACCTGATCCCGGAGTTCGCCACCGAGCTTCCCCTGCTCGTGGTCCTGGACATCCTCGGTGTGCCCGCCGCCGACATCGGACGGGTCCGCAGCTGGGCCGACGGTCAGATCGCCCTCGTCTGGGGTCAGCCGGACCCGGCGGAGCAGGTCCGCCTCGCTCAGGGCCTGCTGGAGTTCTGGCACTACTGCGAGGAGTTGGTGCGCCAACGGATGGGTGCCGGGCACGAGAATGGCGACTTCATCAGCCGCGCCCTGGCCTACCGGGACGACGACGACACGGTGCTGACGGTGCCCGAGGTGGCGAGCCTGGCGTTCAACCTTCTCGTCGCTGGCCACGAGACCACCGCCGGGCTGCTCGCGCACGCCCTCGACCAGGCGCTGTCCACACCGCGCTGGTGGTCGGCGATCGTCGCGGACCCGGGCGTCGTCCCCGCGTTCGTGGGCGAGACGCTCCGGTTCGCCCCGGCCATCGACGGCTGGCTGCGGACGACCAGCCGGGAGGTCACACTGGGTGGGGTGACCATCCCGGCGGGAGCCCGCTGCCTGCTGATGATCGGCGCGGCCAATCGCGACCGCTCGGCGTTCGCCGACCCGGACCGGTTCGATCCGCACCGCGCGGATGTGGGAAATCACCTCTCGTTCGGCCACGGCCCCCATTTCTGCATCGGAGCGGGATTGGCTCGGCTTGAGGCCGGCACCGCCCTCACCCGACTCGCCGAATCCATTCCCGACCTCCGCCTGACGGCGGCGCAGCGACGTTCCTACAAACCCAATGTCGCGTTTCGCGCGCATCACACGTTGCTCGCGACAATCGGCGGCAGGACGGCCGACGACCTGCCCGCCGCACGACGCACGGCATCGGCCGACGTACGCGCCGCCTGA
- a CDS encoding AbfB domain-containing protein — MTRQVPIRPALPLLLILALVAGALTTPATRAQAAPAKTPPLTTPWTSQALAGTPLPEYPRPQMTRPDWLNLNGEWQLRQSSTDDAPQFGVNLPERVNVPFPVESALSGIQRAANDNRNYLFYRRTVTIPANWSGRRTLLHFGAVDWQSTVWVNGVRVGAHTGGYDAFTFDVTSQLTAGANEIVVKVWDPTDTRQNGSLPAIGKQTKTPGGIFYTPNSGIWQTVWLEPVPTASISSVDVYPNLATNTLRVRVFTRGDVSGHSVLAEALNGSTVVGSATGGFTYFTVPVPNARRWSPDDPFLYNLRVTLRNAGSAAVDRTTHYFGMREISTGLVNGVLRPKLNGQFVFQVGTLDQGYWPDGLYTAPTDAALAFDLQKHKDLGFNMVRKHIKVEPQRWFYHADRLGLLVWQDIPSLTAQNVDPTDAQQAQFEAEAREIVDEHRSSPAVVAYTPYNEGWGERSLADTRRVAQTIKDLDPTRLVNPHSGHNCCQSLGDPGNGDIDDWHVYLGPDSPVPSSSRIAVLGEFGGLGLHTPGHEYSPNGSFFAYEWQGSSSALTDRYLGLVQGTQNLMVGKGLSASVYTEITDLEGELNGFLTYDRRVVKMDQARVRAANTALINASKTIGSSAPVALPVNTRRSLQVTTPGHTNRYLRHRDGLAHTEVVDAASSSLLKADATYTVRAGLAGSGCYSFESVNFPGEYLRHQNSRVRNSPDDGSALMRADATWCARTGLTGTGVSLESYNFRGRYLRHYNAEVWLSDGTGGEAYNSPTLWNADSTWAVAAPWSP, encoded by the coding sequence ATGACACGTCAGGTCCCCATCCGCCCCGCCCTGCCGCTGCTGCTCATCCTCGCCCTGGTCGCCGGCGCCCTCACCACGCCGGCCACGCGGGCGCAGGCCGCGCCGGCCAAGACGCCCCCGCTGACCACGCCGTGGACCAGCCAGGCGCTGGCCGGCACCCCGCTGCCCGAGTACCCGCGACCACAGATGACCCGACCGGACTGGCTCAACCTCAACGGCGAGTGGCAGCTACGCCAGTCGAGCACCGACGACGCCCCGCAGTTCGGCGTCAACCTGCCCGAGCGGGTCAACGTGCCCTTCCCGGTGGAGAGCGCGCTGTCCGGCATCCAACGGGCCGCCAACGACAACCGCAACTACCTGTTCTACCGGCGCACCGTCACCATCCCGGCGAACTGGTCCGGCCGGCGTACCCTGCTGCACTTCGGGGCCGTCGACTGGCAGAGCACGGTCTGGGTCAACGGCGTCCGGGTCGGTGCGCACACCGGCGGCTACGACGCCTTCACCTTCGACGTGACCTCCCAGCTCACCGCCGGGGCGAACGAGATCGTCGTCAAGGTCTGGGATCCCACCGACACCCGGCAGAACGGCAGCCTGCCCGCCATCGGCAAGCAGACCAAGACACCGGGCGGGATCTTCTACACGCCCAACTCCGGCATCTGGCAGACGGTGTGGCTGGAACCGGTGCCCACCGCCTCGATCAGCAGCGTGGACGTCTACCCGAACCTGGCGACCAACACGCTGCGGGTCCGCGTCTTCACCAGGGGCGACGTCAGTGGTCACAGCGTGCTCGCCGAGGCGCTCAACGGGAGCACTGTGGTCGGCTCGGCGACCGGCGGCTTCACCTACTTCACGGTGCCGGTGCCCAACGCCCGCCGGTGGTCGCCGGACGACCCGTTCCTCTACAACCTCCGGGTCACGCTGCGCAACGCCGGGTCCGCCGCCGTGGACCGGACCACCCACTACTTCGGCATGCGGGAGATCAGCACCGGCCTGGTCAACGGCGTGCTGCGACCGAAGCTCAACGGCCAGTTCGTGTTCCAGGTCGGCACCCTGGACCAGGGTTACTGGCCGGACGGGCTCTACACCGCCCCGACCGACGCCGCCCTCGCGTTCGACCTGCAGAAGCACAAGGACCTGGGCTTCAACATGGTACGCAAGCACATCAAGGTGGAGCCGCAGCGCTGGTTCTACCACGCGGACCGCCTCGGCCTGCTGGTCTGGCAGGACATCCCGTCGCTGACCGCGCAGAACGTCGACCCCACCGACGCCCAGCAGGCGCAGTTCGAGGCCGAGGCCCGCGAGATCGTCGACGAGCACCGCAGCTCGCCCGCCGTCGTCGCGTACACACCGTACAACGAGGGCTGGGGTGAACGGTCCCTCGCCGACACCCGCCGGGTCGCGCAGACCATCAAGGACCTGGACCCGACGCGCCTGGTCAACCCGCACAGCGGCCACAACTGCTGCCAGTCGCTCGGCGACCCGGGCAACGGCGACATCGACGACTGGCACGTCTACCTCGGTCCGGACTCCCCCGTACCGTCGAGCAGCCGGATCGCGGTGCTCGGCGAGTTCGGCGGCCTGGGCCTGCACACGCCGGGCCACGAGTACAGCCCGAACGGCAGCTTCTTCGCCTACGAGTGGCAGGGCAGTTCGAGCGCGCTCACCGACAGGTACCTCGGGCTGGTGCAGGGCACCCAGAACCTGATGGTCGGAAAAGGGCTCAGCGCCTCGGTCTACACCGAGATCACCGACCTGGAAGGCGAGTTGAACGGGTTCCTCACCTACGACCGGCGCGTGGTCAAGATGGACCAGGCGCGGGTCCGCGCCGCCAACACCGCCCTGATCAACGCCTCGAAGACCATCGGCAGCTCGGCGCCCGTCGCCCTGCCCGTCAACACCAGACGGTCGTTGCAGGTGACGACGCCCGGCCACACCAACCGCTACCTACGCCACCGGGACGGCCTGGCCCACACCGAGGTGGTCGACGCCGCCAGCTCCAGCCTGCTCAAGGCCGACGCCACGTACACCGTCCGGGCCGGCCTGGCCGGCAGCGGCTGCTACTCGTTCGAGTCGGTCAACTTCCCCGGGGAGTACCTCCGCCACCAGAACTCCCGGGTCCGCAACTCGCCCGACGACGGCTCCGCGCTCATGCGAGCCGACGCCACCTGGTGCGCCCGTACGGGGCTGACCGGCACGGGCGTGTCGTTGGAGTCGTACAACTTCCGGGGCAGGTACCTGCGGCACTACAACGCGGAGGTCTGGCTCAGCGACGGCACCGGCGGCGAGGCGTACAACTCACCGACGTTGTGGAACGCCGACAGCACCTGGGCCGTCGCCGCCCCGTGGTCGCCGTGA
- a CDS encoding LacI family DNA-binding transcriptional regulator: protein MGVTLKDIARHAGVSLATVSNVVNGYRPVGERTRQRVRQALDELGYSPNLGARHLRRGRTGLIALAIPELSNPYFAELAEIAIAEAAGLGYTLVMENTAADRETELSLLGGSHRHIIDGLILSPVRVGRAEVLARTPDTPLVLIGEGVHDVPYDHIAIDNVAASQAAIQHLVAIGRRRIAFVGATGGGDRQSAHLRVRGYREALAAAGLPYRPGLVAHTDAFGRHDGHRATRALLALAEPPDAVFCYNDLVAIGALRALAEAGRRVPEEVAVVGIDDIQEGRFSTPTLTTIAPDKREIARLAVRRLAARIEGAEVTAPLSVQTPFRLVRRESTGVPPE, encoded by the coding sequence ATGGGCGTCACCCTCAAGGACATCGCCAGGCATGCCGGCGTCTCGCTGGCCACCGTCTCGAACGTGGTCAACGGCTACCGGCCGGTGGGTGAGCGCACCCGGCAGCGGGTGCGGCAGGCGCTCGACGAACTCGGGTACAGCCCCAACCTCGGTGCCCGGCACCTGCGGCGGGGACGCACCGGCCTGATCGCCCTGGCCATCCCCGAGTTGAGCAACCCCTACTTCGCCGAGCTGGCCGAGATCGCCATCGCCGAGGCCGCCGGGCTCGGCTACACGCTGGTCATGGAGAACACCGCCGCCGACCGGGAGACCGAGCTGTCGCTCCTCGGCGGCTCCCACCGGCACATCATCGACGGCCTGATCCTCAGCCCGGTCCGGGTCGGCCGCGCGGAGGTGCTGGCGCGGACCCCGGACACCCCGCTCGTGCTGATCGGCGAGGGCGTCCACGACGTGCCGTACGACCACATCGCCATCGACAACGTCGCTGCCAGCCAGGCCGCGATCCAGCATCTCGTGGCGATCGGTCGTCGCCGGATCGCGTTCGTCGGCGCCACCGGCGGCGGTGACCGGCAGTCTGCCCACCTGCGCGTACGCGGCTACCGGGAGGCCCTCGCCGCCGCCGGCCTGCCCTACCGTCCGGGGCTGGTCGCCCACACCGACGCGTTCGGTCGACACGACGGTCACCGGGCCACCCGGGCCCTGCTCGCGCTCGCCGAACCGCCGGACGCGGTGTTCTGCTACAACGACCTGGTGGCGATCGGCGCGCTGCGCGCGCTGGCCGAGGCCGGCCGCCGGGTGCCCGAGGAGGTCGCCGTCGTCGGCATCGACGACATCCAGGAGGGGCGCTTCAGCACCCCGACCCTCACCACGATCGCCCCGGACAAGCGAGAGATCGCCCGCCTGGCCGTACGCCGTCTCGCCGCGCGCATCGAGGGCGCTGAGGTGACCGCGCCACTGAGCGTCCAGACCCCGTTCCGGCTCGTCAGGCGGGAGAGCACCGGCGTGCCGCCCGAATGA
- a CDS encoding serine protease, with amino-acid sequence MVRWRTLTGLLATGLAAVTAATLTLTAPAAAADNPMTPNVVGGTRAAQGEFPFMVRLSMGCGGALYSPRLVLTAAHCVGATGTNTSITATLGVVDLQSTSGRITVRSNYVYRAPGYNGAGRDWALIRLASPVSGLSTLPIATTTAYDSGTFTVAGWGAAREGGAQQRYLLKATVPFVSDSTCNSYYGGDIIAAQEICAGYASGGVDTCQGDSGGPMFRRDASNAWIQVGIVSWGNGCARPNYPGVYTQVSYFASSIASAAASLGG; translated from the coding sequence ATGGTTCGCTGGCGTACCCTCACCGGCCTGCTGGCCACCGGGCTGGCCGCGGTGACCGCGGCCACCCTCACCCTCACCGCGCCGGCCGCCGCGGCCGATAACCCCATGACGCCGAACGTCGTCGGCGGCACGCGTGCCGCGCAGGGTGAGTTCCCCTTCATGGTACGGCTCTCGATGGGTTGCGGCGGCGCGCTGTACAGCCCCCGGCTGGTGCTCACCGCCGCGCACTGCGTGGGCGCGACCGGCACCAACACCAGCATCACCGCCACGCTCGGGGTGGTCGACCTCCAGTCGACGTCCGGCCGGATCACCGTCCGGTCCAACTACGTCTACCGTGCCCCCGGCTACAACGGCGCCGGTCGGGACTGGGCGCTGATCCGGTTGGCCAGCCCGGTCAGCGGGCTGAGCACCCTGCCGATCGCCACCACCACCGCGTACGACAGCGGCACCTTCACCGTCGCCGGCTGGGGCGCGGCGCGCGAGGGCGGCGCCCAGCAGCGCTACCTGCTCAAGGCGACCGTCCCGTTCGTCAGCGACTCCACCTGCAACTCCTACTACGGCGGCGACATCATCGCCGCCCAGGAGATCTGCGCCGGGTACGCCAGTGGCGGGGTGGACACCTGCCAGGGTGACTCCGGCGGTCCGATGTTCCGCCGCGACGCCTCCAACGCCTGGATCCAGGTGGGCATCGTCAGTTGGGGCAACGGGTGCGCCCGACCGAACTACCCGGGCGTCTACACCCAGGTGAGCTACTTCGCCTCGTCGATCGCCTCGGCTGCGGCGAGCCTCGGCGGCTGA